From Ignisphaera aggregans DSM 17230, the proteins below share one genomic window:
- a CDS encoding Alpha-N-arabinofuranosidase (COGs: COG3534 Alpha-L-arabinofuranosidase~InterPro IPR010720~KEGG: tna:CTN_0403 alpha-L-arabinofuranosidase~PFAM: alpha-L-arabinofuranosidase domain protein~PRIAM: Alpha-N-arabinofuranosidase~SPTR: B9KC33 Alpha-L-arabinofuranosidase~PFAM: Alpha-L-arabinofuranosidase C-terminus): protein MFRGSIFVDPFISIGRISRRIYGHFIEHWGRCIYGGIWVGPNSSIPNINGFRKDVIEAVRGIRASIVRWPGGNFSSQYHWLDGIGPRENRPRKLNLAWITKEGAEIEINEFGTDEYIEWVRLIGAEPFIVVNMGNGSPEEAANWVEYCNSSKDTYFARLRVKYGHREPYNVKIWGLGNEQWGWWQVGFTLSGEEYGRRALEFANEMKRVDPSIELVAVGHDEDMEWNIDMLKMLKDYIDYLSIHTYIWPENYSYEDFVATSLLIEDKIRAVYSTIVYAKNRYGIKKDIKIAYDEWNVWYPEARDYPYIQITSVKDAVWTALFLNTLHKYSDHVKIANFAQLVNSIALIIARDDGSLLLTPQYLVFKLYTMHNARDVVKTVVESPSYISEKLGKVVDYIDVSTLREDNILYIYIVNRSRDEEAEIDVHIKNLTPKAVEHLYIAGRSIDDKNTFDNPNNVEIENNKEFSILGNTINVKLKPHSINMLKIYT from the coding sequence ATGTTTCGTGGAAGTATATTTGTAGATCCATTCATATCTATAGGTCGTATAAGTAGAAGGATATATGGGCACTTCATTGAGCACTGGGGCAGGTGTATCTATGGAGGTATATGGGTTGGTCCTAACAGCTCTATCCCAAATATAAATGGCTTTAGAAAGGATGTTATAGAGGCTGTAAGAGGGATAAGAGCATCTATAGTTAGATGGCCAGGTGGAAACTTCTCCTCACAATATCACTGGCTTGATGGTATTGGCCCTAGAGAGAATAGGCCTAGAAAACTCAATCTAGCTTGGATTACTAAAGAGGGTGCAGAGATAGAAATAAATGAGTTTGGTACTGATGAATATATAGAGTGGGTTAGACTCATAGGTGCAGAGCCCTTTATAGTTGTCAACATGGGTAATGGCTCACCCGAGGAGGCTGCTAACTGGGTAGAATATTGTAACTCTTCTAAAGATACATATTTTGCTAGACTTAGGGTAAAATATGGGCATAGAGAACCCTATAACGTGAAGATATGGGGTCTTGGCAATGAGCAGTGGGGTTGGTGGCAGGTAGGTTTTACACTTAGTGGAGAGGAATATGGTAGAAGGGCTCTGGAATTTGCTAATGAGATGAAAAGAGTTGATCCATCGATAGAACTTGTAGCAGTGGGTCATGATGAAGATATGGAGTGGAATATAGATATGCTGAAGATGCTTAAGGACTATATAGACTATTTATCTATACATACATATATATGGCCAGAGAACTATAGCTATGAAGATTTTGTAGCTACATCTCTCCTAATAGAGGATAAGATTAGAGCGGTATATAGCACTATTGTATATGCCAAGAATAGATATGGTATTAAAAAGGATATAAAGATAGCATATGACGAATGGAATGTATGGTATCCAGAAGCAAGAGATTATCCATATATACAGATAACAAGTGTAAAAGATGCTGTATGGACAGCTCTATTCCTAAATACTCTACATAAATATTCAGACCATGTCAAAATAGCTAATTTTGCACAACTTGTAAACTCTATAGCTCTTATAATAGCTAGAGATGATGGGTCATTACTTCTAACACCACAGTATTTAGTATTTAAGCTGTATACCATGCACAATGCTAGAGATGTTGTTAAAACAGTTGTAGAATCACCATCGTATATATCTGAAAAGCTGGGAAAAGTTGTTGATTATATAGATGTATCTACCCTTAGAGAAGATAACATACTATACATCTATATAGTCAATAGATCTAGAGATGAGGAGGCAGAAATAGATGTACACATAAAGAATTTGACTCCAAAAGCAGTTGAACATCTATATATAGCAGGAAGGTCTATAGACGATAAAAATACATTTGATAATCCTAACAATGTAGAGATAGAGAATAATAAAGAGTTCAGCATCCTAGGCAACACAATTAATGTTAAGCTCAAACCACACTCTATCAACATGTTAAAGATATATACATGA
- a CDS encoding deoxyribose-phosphate aldolase (COGs: COG0274 Deoxyribose-phosphate aldolase~InterPro IPR002915:IPR011343~KEGG: dka:DKAM_0302 deoxyribose-phosphate aldolase~PFAM: deoxyribose-phosphate aldolase/phospho-2-dehydro-3-deoxyheptonate aldolase~PRIAM: Deoxyribose-phosphate aldolase~SPTR: B8D3E7 Deoxyribose-phosphate aldolase~TIGRFAM: deoxyribose-phosphate aldolase~PFAM: DeoC/LacD family aldolase~TIGRFAM: deoxyribose-phosphate aldolase), with product MVITINDMIYEFIKRFSEKQFAELIDNTLLKQDVSLDIVKRYVEDTRIYGFKNLFLSPYHAKFVLRNRLSEDISIGSVVGFPMGFQTIKAKLSEAEELLSLGVKEIDMVMNLQAFRDKEYQYVEEEISQMRDIVKSYGAILKVIIETPLLADEEKIRATEIVISGGADFVKTATGFFGATSIHDIELLARVARGRIKIKAAGGIRHAIEAIIMIFLGAERIGTSSAVQIFNEFKNLRNSIR from the coding sequence TTGGTTATCACCATAAACGATATGATCTATGAATTCATAAAGAGATTCAGTGAGAAGCAGTTCGCAGAGCTTATAGACAATACATTATTGAAACAAGATGTTTCTCTAGATATTGTTAAGAGGTATGTAGAGGATACAAGGATATATGGATTTAAAAACCTATTTCTCTCGCCCTACCATGCAAAGTTTGTTTTGAGGAATAGACTATCCGAAGATATATCTATAGGATCTGTAGTAGGTTTTCCCATGGGGTTCCAAACAATTAAGGCAAAGCTTAGCGAGGCAGAGGAACTTCTTAGTCTAGGGGTGAAAGAAATTGATATGGTTATGAATCTCCAGGCATTTAGAGATAAAGAATATCAATATGTTGAAGAAGAGATTAGCCAGATGAGAGATATTGTTAAGAGTTATGGAGCTATATTAAAGGTAATTATAGAGACACCACTACTAGCAGATGAAGAGAAGATTAGAGCAACAGAAATTGTAATTAGTGGAGGAGCAGATTTTGTTAAAACAGCTACAGGTTTCTTTGGAGCAACATCTATACACGATATTGAGTTATTGGCTAGAGTTGCAAGGGGTAGAATAAAGATTAAGGCGGCTGGAGGTATAAGACATGCAATTGAAGCCATTATTATGATATTCCTTGGAGCAGAGAGAATTGGTACAAGTTCTGCTGTTCAAATATTTAATGAGTTTAAAAATCTTAGGAATAGCATTAGATAG
- a CDS encoding conserved hypothetical protein (InterPro IPR002068~KEGG: smr:Smar_1280 hypothetical protein~SPTR: A3DP11 Putative uncharacterized protein~PFAM: Hsp20/alpha crystallin family), whose amino-acid sequence MSDVIDEFFKRFEKRLKDLESEMIREVQRISREIERTFTSIRPSWYSYEAPRIHGETIEPLYTMRDLGDRIVIYLDLPYSATGTLDVKFSGNIMYISAKLKSKINLEDWSNRYRGVEVSEYKTAITLPFTPDPNNVRIRAKKGVVEIVIFK is encoded by the coding sequence ATGAGTGATGTAATAGATGAATTCTTTAAGAGATTTGAGAAGAGATTAAAGGATCTTGAGAGTGAGATGATAAGAGAGGTTCAGAGGATTAGTAGAGAGATTGAGAGAACATTTACATCCATAAGACCGTCTTGGTATTCATATGAAGCTCCTAGAATACATGGAGAAACTATAGAACCTTTATACACTATGAGAGATTTAGGCGATAGAATTGTTATATATCTAGATCTTCCATATTCAGCTACTGGAACTCTAGATGTAAAATTTAGTGGAAATATCATGTATATCTCAGCTAAGTTAAAATCTAAGATAAATCTTGAGGATTGGTCCAATAGATATAGGGGTGTAGAGGTATCAGAGTATAAAACAGCTATAACACTACCATTTACACCAGATCCAAATAATGTTAGGATAAGAGCTAAGAAGGGTGTTGTAGAAATCGTTATATTCAAATGA
- a CDS encoding protein of unknown function DUF75 (COGs: COG1938 protein of ATP-grasp superfamily~InterPro IPR002766~KEGG: hbu:Hbut_1082 hypothetical protein~PFAM: protein of unknown function DUF75~SPTR: A2BLR4 Conserved archaeal protein~PFAM: PAC2 family) gives MEIFREELIDGFTFIEYKSFSLNRPSTMVLALPDAGLVGVIAASYMINKMGLDEIGGVDSPYLQPIMIIHRGIPRPPIRIFARDRIMVVYTEISLPIDVSTKFVSAVIDYARLRGVDQLIGITGLPIHNRIDVEDLSTYFISPFDEMKKIFSESGIKMLENGILSGPYATFIKEIFRKRILGALLMSESFLEFPDPEAAAKVLLSLGRVLNVQIDVDKLLEQAEIIKMRAREHMRNLMQSFEQIRRGVEYSVPLYT, from the coding sequence ATGGAGATATTTAGAGAGGAATTAATAGATGGATTTACATTTATTGAATATAAGAGCTTTTCATTAAATAGACCAAGTACTATGGTATTAGCTCTTCCTGATGCTGGTTTAGTAGGGGTTATAGCGGCATCTTATATGATCAATAAGATGGGGCTTGATGAGATAGGAGGTGTTGATTCACCATATCTTCAGCCAATAATGATTATACATAGGGGTATTCCAAGACCTCCTATAAGGATTTTTGCAAGGGATAGGATTATGGTTGTCTATACAGAGATTTCTCTACCAATAGATGTCTCTACAAAGTTTGTTAGTGCTGTTATTGATTATGCTAGATTAAGAGGTGTTGATCAGTTAATCGGTATCACTGGATTGCCGATACATAATAGAATTGATGTTGAGGATCTCTCAACATATTTCATATCTCCTTTCGATGAGATGAAGAAGATATTTAGTGAAAGTGGTATAAAAATGCTTGAAAATGGGATTTTATCAGGGCCTTATGCCACTTTTATAAAGGAGATTTTCAGAAAACGTATATTGGGAGCACTACTAATGTCAGAATCATTTCTAGAGTTTCCTGATCCTGAAGCTGCAGCAAAAGTTCTATTGAGTTTAGGAAGAGTTCTAAATGTACAGATAGATGTAGATAAGCTTTTGGAGCAGGCAGAGATTATAAAGATGAGAGCTAGAGAACATATGAGGAATCTTATGCAGTCCTTTGAACAGATTAGAAGAGGAGTTGAATATAGTGTACCTCTATATACATAG
- a CDS encoding branched chain amino acid aminotransferase apoenzyme (COGs: COG0115 Branched-chain amino acid aminotransferase/4-amino-4-deoxychorismate lyase~InterPro IPR001544:IPR018300:IPR005785~KEGG: pas:Pars_1721 branched-chain amino acid aminotransferase~PFAM: aminotransferase class IV~SPTR: A4WLK5 Branched chain amino acid: 2-keto-4-methylthiobutyrate aminotransferase / branched chain amino acid aminotransferase~TIGRFAM: branched-chain amino acid aminotransferase~PFAM: Aminotransferase class IV~TIGRFAM: branched-chain amino acid aminotransferase, group I), whose translation MAKGSEAQYTWPKYVWMNGSIVRWEEAKVHVFVHGLHYGTGVFEGIRGYYDGGYMRIFRLDDHFKRLFRSAKILHMDIPYTLEDLVKATIDLVKINQFKNDIYIRPIAFRGLGSFGLRAKNPVDVAIIALEFGKYLKPDGIKCTISSWRKPSPDSVPIYAKLTGMYVLYHLASIEAALHGYDEAILLDSEGYVAEGSGENIFIVKNETLITPPVYDDILEGITRNTVITLAKEELGLQVVERRIRREELYTCDEAFFTGTAAEVTPIIEIDGRVIGDGRIGRITRKIIDLYRQVVLGRIKKYENWITSIAIE comes from the coding sequence ATGGCCAAGGGTAGTGAAGCTCAATATACCTGGCCTAAGTATGTATGGATGAATGGATCTATTGTTAGGTGGGAAGAGGCTAAGGTTCATGTATTTGTCCATGGTCTTCACTATGGGACAGGGGTCTTTGAAGGAATAAGGGGGTACTATGATGGTGGATATATGAGGATATTTAGACTTGATGATCATTTTAAGAGGCTTTTTAGATCTGCAAAGATACTGCATATGGATATTCCATATACTCTTGAAGATCTTGTAAAAGCAACTATAGATCTTGTAAAAATCAATCAATTTAAAAATGATATATATATAAGGCCCATTGCTTTTAGGGGTCTGGGGAGCTTTGGTCTAAGAGCTAAGAACCCTGTGGATGTTGCTATAATAGCTCTAGAGTTTGGCAAGTACCTTAAGCCTGATGGTATAAAATGTACTATTTCCTCGTGGAGAAAGCCTAGCCCAGATTCAGTGCCTATCTATGCAAAGCTTACAGGGATGTATGTTCTATACCATTTAGCTTCCATTGAAGCAGCTCTTCACGGATATGATGAAGCTATACTACTTGATAGCGAGGGATATGTTGCTGAGGGTTCTGGAGAGAATATATTTATAGTTAAGAATGAGACTCTAATAACACCTCCAGTATATGATGATATATTAGAGGGGATAACACGTAATACCGTTATTACCCTAGCTAAAGAGGAGCTTGGGCTACAGGTAGTTGAGCGTAGGATAAGGCGTGAAGAGCTATATACATGTGATGAAGCATTCTTTACAGGTACAGCAGCTGAGGTAACACCTATTATAGAGATAGATGGTAGAGTTATTGGAGATGGCAGGATTGGGAGGATAACAAGGAAAATAATTGATCTTTATAGACAGGTAGTTCTCGGAAGAATTAAGAAGTATGAGAATTGGATTACAAGTATAGCTATAGAATAA
- a CDS encoding Fe-S cluster domain protein (COGs: COG1763 Molybdopterin-guanine dinucleotide biosynthesis protein~InterPro IPR007202~KEGG: mae:Maeo_0873 molybdopterin-guanine dinucleotide biosynthesis protein B~PFAM: Fe-S cluster domain protein~SPTR: A6UVD3 Molybdopterin-guanine dinucleotide biosynthesis protein B~PFAM: Molybdopterin guanine dinucleotide synthesis protein B; Putative Fe-S cluster~TIGRFAM: molybdopterin-guanine dinucleotide biosynthesis protein MobB), giving the protein MKPYVVRFISYESGRGKTKALVYIAQRLISKGYKVSVIKHAFHGIDIEDKDSHIFILNSVEEVVVSSRDIGVLYINRWVDSLEKALTITTNPIVLVEGFRESEIGDVIAIAMDCKELENLVKYKPLLAILWNKDKCYSDIRLYDFNELDEVAEVIENRAVECILNQLPKTNCGFCGYSTCREFSYAYLRVYIRMCPTISDIRLMVNDIDIPMNPFVKNMLFSLVQGFLNSLKNVPRDRRRISIEIKL; this is encoded by the coding sequence TTGAAGCCCTATGTAGTTAGATTCATATCTTATGAATCTGGTAGGGGTAAGACAAAAGCTCTTGTATATATAGCTCAAAGACTCATCTCTAAGGGCTATAAGGTTTCAGTAATTAAGCATGCTTTTCATGGAATTGATATAGAGGATAAGGATAGCCATATATTTATCCTAAATAGTGTTGAAGAGGTTGTTGTATCCTCTAGAGATATAGGGGTTCTATATATAAATAGATGGGTAGATTCTCTAGAAAAAGCATTAACTATTACTACAAATCCTATAGTACTTGTAGAAGGTTTTAGAGAGAGTGAGATAGGAGATGTAATAGCTATTGCCATGGACTGTAAAGAACTTGAGAATCTGGTGAAGTATAAACCGTTGCTAGCAATTCTATGGAATAAAGATAAATGCTATAGCGATATAAGACTCTACGACTTTAATGAACTTGACGAGGTTGCTGAGGTTATTGAGAATAGAGCTGTTGAATGCATACTTAACCAACTACCTAAAACTAACTGTGGTTTCTGTGGATATTCAACATGTAGAGAGTTTTCATATGCATATCTAAGGGTATATATAAGGATGTGTCCAACAATCTCAGATATAAGACTCATGGTTAACGATATTGATATACCTATGAATCCATTTGTTAAAAATATGCTGTTCTCACTAGTTCAAGGCTTTCTCAATTCTTTAAAGAATGTGCCAAGAGATAGAAGAAGGATATCTATAGAGATAAAGCTTTAA
- a CDS encoding short-chain dehydrogenase/reductase SDR (COGs: COG1028 Dehydrogenase with different specificities (related to short-chain alcohol dehydrogenase)~InterPro IPR002347:IPR002424:IPR002198:IPR013968~KEGG: sim:M1627_2430 short-chain dehydrogenase/reductase SDR~PFAM: short-chain dehydrogenase/reductase SDR; KR domain protein~SPTR: C3N1Q5 Short-chain dehydrogenase/reductase SDR~PFAM: short chain dehydrogenase), which produces MYERFRDKTCIVTGGARGIGAAIAYRLASEGCRTAILDIDEYAGRVREAEFVSMGLKTIFIKADVSIEEEVSRAIDKVYKTFGSIDVLINNAGIGFSGKPIELQSIDEWRRIIDVNLTGPYLCSKHVVRYMKSRGGVIINIASTRALQSEPHTEPYSASKGGLLALTHALAISLAPYKIRVLAVSPGWIDTSLWQIPRKEPKLSPLDHRQHPAGRVGRPEDIAALVAFLASDEAEWITGVNIVIDGGMTIKMIYIDENVIEDSIATLIGDRDLASMIRILIESAKEDKEKVKEILRKALGNR; this is translated from the coding sequence ATGTATGAAAGATTTAGAGATAAGACATGTATTGTAACTGGTGGTGCAAGAGGTATAGGTGCTGCAATTGCTTATCGCCTCGCCTCAGAAGGATGTAGAACAGCTATACTGGATATAGATGAATATGCTGGTAGAGTTAGAGAGGCAGAGTTTGTTTCTATGGGTCTAAAGACGATTTTTATAAAGGCTGATGTATCTATAGAGGAAGAGGTTTCGAGAGCTATTGACAAAGTATATAAAACTTTTGGATCGATAGATGTTCTTATCAATAATGCTGGCATAGGATTTAGTGGTAAACCTATAGAGCTTCAGAGTATTGATGAGTGGAGAAGGATTATAGATGTAAATCTAACAGGTCCTTATCTATGCAGTAAACATGTTGTTAGATATATGAAGAGTAGAGGTGGTGTAATAATAAATATAGCCTCTACAAGAGCTCTTCAATCAGAACCACATACAGAGCCATATTCAGCATCTAAAGGAGGGCTTTTAGCTTTGACACATGCTTTAGCGATAAGCTTAGCACCATATAAGATAAGAGTTTTAGCAGTTTCACCTGGATGGATAGATACAAGTTTATGGCAGATACCTAGGAAAGAGCCAAAGCTATCTCCATTAGATCATAGACAGCATCCAGCTGGAAGAGTTGGAAGACCTGAGGATATAGCCGCATTAGTAGCATTTCTAGCATCCGATGAAGCAGAGTGGATTACAGGTGTAAATATAGTTATAGATGGTGGTATGACGATAAAGATGATATACATAGATGAGAATGTTATAGAGGACTCTATCGCAACTCTTATTGGTGATAGAGATCTAGCTTCAATGATAAGAATACTTATAGAGAGCGCTAAGGAGGATAAAGAGAAGGTAAAGGAAATACTTAGAAAGGCTCTAGGGAATAGATAA
- a CDS encoding hypothetical protein (KEGG: hbu:Hbut_0243 hypothetical protein~SPTR: A2BJF4 Hypothetical membrane protein): MVLMLIVFLYIFSFFSGGFVLFLGFFAQYFNSMAIGTFIFASIVIICIAILIARIISSARSRSYDYYYDYMGRWTREQIRDRIRGIRYGGWGTAIFLLMLFIAILGVVYNATIVTPGGARYLMDNYVVFIDRPIEVSMTRIIPQETAFAYATSFLTLPTHRIYIEESYEYYINGSIIYNWIIEPSGIWNEIFRDAYGVVLVNGSIYPPHVVFINRSLYWSLHRTRITPLYIDTLLRQLKARALALQPLIDDNIEVYIDGKIYVLIPIKTWVKGFTYSIPMLYGYAIIEENGDIHIVEAKELMQHPLARRIFESYEIPIIPDDLAREWIEILRWYAGFWEVVLQRQTFEIRDVGYIKQPYLLFDSNRNLYWVFTVEPAGEGYAIKYIIYVDAKTIEPKILVYRPEKTLMGASRIASYVQKAHPTLDWSKFMLTEPIPIISNETLYWKVSIITNDGRGVLYIDFVDASTGNVYTLQVLERLTVTEFDMYIKTFRLPVEGATAIESIKRLQQEVKELIESLQRILEELQRLEKEITNRTI; this comes from the coding sequence TTGGTTTTGATGCTAATAGTCTTTCTATATATATTCTCATTTTTTAGTGGTGGATTTGTATTATTTTTAGGATTTTTTGCACAGTATTTCAATAGTATGGCTATAGGAACGTTCATCTTTGCCTCTATAGTCATTATATGTATAGCTATTCTTATAGCAAGGATTATATCTTCTGCTAGATCTAGAAGCTATGACTATTACTATGACTATATGGGTAGATGGACTAGGGAGCAGATTAGAGATAGGATCAGGGGTATAAGGTATGGAGGTTGGGGAACAGCGATATTCCTATTAATGCTATTTATAGCTATTCTAGGGGTAGTATACAATGCTACTATAGTTACCCCTGGAGGTGCTCGATATCTTATGGATAACTATGTAGTTTTTATAGATAGACCTATAGAGGTGTCTATGACTCGTATAATTCCTCAGGAGACAGCATTTGCATATGCTACCTCTTTCCTAACTCTACCAACACATAGGATATATATTGAGGAATCATATGAATACTATATCAATGGTTCTATAATATATAACTGGATTATAGAGCCTTCAGGTATATGGAATGAGATTTTTAGGGATGCATATGGGGTTGTATTGGTTAATGGCTCTATATATCCACCACATGTAGTGTTTATAAATAGATCTCTCTACTGGTCTCTCCATAGGACAAGGATAACACCTCTATATATAGACACCTTATTGAGACAGCTAAAGGCTAGGGCACTAGCACTTCAACCTCTTATTGATGACAATATAGAGGTCTATATCGATGGAAAGATCTATGTACTTATACCGATAAAGACATGGGTAAAGGGCTTCACATATTCTATACCTATGCTCTATGGATATGCTATTATAGAGGAGAATGGAGATATACATATTGTTGAAGCTAAAGAACTTATGCAACACCCTCTAGCTAGAAGAATATTTGAGTCATATGAAATACCTATAATACCTGATGATCTTGCAAGAGAATGGATAGAGATACTACGGTGGTATGCAGGCTTCTGGGAAGTAGTTCTACAGAGACAAACATTTGAGATTAGAGATGTGGGATATATAAAGCAACCTTATCTCCTATTTGACAGTAATAGAAATCTATACTGGGTCTTCACTGTAGAGCCAGCTGGTGAGGGTTATGCCATAAAGTATATAATATATGTCGATGCTAAGACAATAGAGCCGAAGATACTTGTCTATAGACCTGAAAAGACATTGATGGGAGCATCAAGGATAGCTTCATATGTTCAGAAGGCTCATCCTACACTTGATTGGAGTAAGTTTATGTTGACAGAGCCTATACCGATAATATCTAATGAAACTCTGTATTGGAAGGTATCCATAATTACAAATGATGGTAGAGGCGTTCTATACATAGATTTTGTAGATGCATCAACAGGAAATGTATACACCTTACAAGTGTTAGAGAGATTAACTGTAACAGAATTCGATATGTATATAAAGACATTTAGACTACCTGTAGAGGGGGCTACAGCTATAGAAAGTATTAAAAGGTTGCAGCAGGAAGTAAAAGAATTGATAGAGTCTCTCCAGAGAATATTGGAAGAGCTACAGAGATTAGAGAAGGAGATTACAAATAGAACTATCTAA
- a CDS encoding protein of unknown function DUF369 (COGs: COG2164 conserved hypothetical protein~InterPro IPR007256~KEGG: tpe:Tpen_0838 hypothetical protein~PFAM: protein of unknown function DUF369~SPTR: A1RYF9 Putative uncharacterized protein~PFAM: Domain of unknown function (DUF369)), with translation MTRIIISFPESIGDIVVEIINKNLKTIEALLKNIPFESEVNLWGEEIYFSTPIAVPLENPDSIVDKGIVAYWPPGQALCIFFGPTPISKPNEIRPASPVNVIGYVVEGLEKLRLVKEGERVVVKRI, from the coding sequence ATGACAAGAATTATAATATCATTTCCTGAGAGTATTGGAGACATAGTTGTAGAAATAATCAATAAGAATCTAAAAACTATAGAAGCTCTACTTAAGAATATTCCATTCGAGAGTGAGGTGAATCTATGGGGTGAAGAAATATATTTCTCAACACCTATAGCAGTACCTCTAGAGAATCCTGATAGCATTGTTGATAAAGGTATAGTTGCATATTGGCCACCCGGACAAGCTCTCTGTATATTCTTTGGACCAACACCTATTAGTAAACCAAATGAGATTAGACCTGCAAGTCCTGTGAATGTTATAGGGTATGTGGTTGAGGGTTTAGAAAAGCTGAGATTGGTGAAAGAGGGAGAGAGGGTTGTGGTTAAGAGAATATAG